A genomic region of Sebaldella sp. S0638 contains the following coding sequences:
- a CDS encoding FAD-I family protein, whose amino-acid sequence MKKIIMLSVLLIFSAGQTSLSAPKIRKAKKTESQKMQAEIDRIEKRVNEINKNIEDYKTSEIKLDELEEKYSQTMKDLRLE is encoded by the coding sequence ATGAAAAAAATAATAATGTTATCAGTATTGCTGATATTTTCCGCAGGACAGACTTCACTGTCAGCTCCGAAAATAAGAAAAGCAAAGAAAACCGAGAGTCAGAAAATGCAGGCTGAAATAGACAGAATAGAGAAAAGAGTAAATGAAATAAATAAAAATATAGAAGATTATAAAACATCTGAAATAAAGCTGGACGAGCTGGAAGAAAAATATTCACAGACAATGAAGGATTTGAGATTAGAATAA
- a CDS encoding OmpA family protein, whose product MKRLIPVLLLTVLSVQAAARPFTTKQMRNDTIRINAMEVELIEEKAEPAMEKKEVKEEKKVIRLGEDKLFFDFDDSRVKPEYYGELREAVKVIKSSSMRVSITGHTDSKGSAEYNEKLSLRRAEAVKIKLLEFGLNENDIAGVRGLGESDPIAPNTRPDGKDNPEGRAMNRRIELELVK is encoded by the coding sequence ATGAAAAGATTAATACCGGTATTGTTATTAACAGTTCTTTCTGTTCAGGCAGCAGCGAGACCTTTTACCACAAAGCAGATGAGAAATGATACTATAAGAATAAATGCAATGGAAGTGGAGCTGATAGAGGAAAAAGCAGAACCTGCCATGGAAAAGAAAGAAGTAAAAGAAGAAAAGAAAGTAATAAGACTGGGTGAAGATAAGCTGTTTTTTGATTTTGATGACAGCAGGGTAAAACCAGAGTATTACGGAGAATTAAGAGAAGCAGTAAAGGTGATAAAAAGCAGCAGTATGAGAGTAAGTATAACAGGACATACCGATTCTAAAGGAAGTGCAGAGTATAATGAAAAACTTTCGTTAAGAAGAGCAGAAGCAGTAAAGATAAAACTTTTAGAATTTGGATTAAATGAGAATGATATAGCCGGAGTAAGAGGATTAGGAGAAAGTGATCCAATAGCTCCAAATACAAGACCTGATGGTAAGGATAATCCGGAAGGAAGAGCGATGAACAGAAGAATAGAACTGGAACTCGTAAAGTAA
- a CDS encoding adhesion protein FadA produces MRKLLICLMIGLSTWGYAYTRTSTITKEAEKMEKAEEQRKDRLSRRKEKLEAELAELQGNYNSRTEITEKLKMDSEVRWYRDEYKEILKKYESVQTDLEKEIEKKERELAIVNRGLGITAETVDE; encoded by the coding sequence ATGAGAAAATTATTGATATGTTTAATGATAGGTCTAAGTACATGGGGTTATGCTTATACACGAACATCAACAATAACAAAAGAAGCCGAAAAAATGGAAAAAGCTGAGGAACAGAGAAAAGACAGGCTCAGCAGAAGAAAGGAAAAGCTGGAAGCAGAACTTGCAGAATTGCAGGGGAATTATAACAGCAGAACAGAGATAACAGAAAAACTTAAAATGGATTCGGAAGTAAGATGGTACAGGGATGAATATAAGGAAATACTGAAAAAATATGAATCAGTTCAGACTGATCTTGAAAAAGAAATAGAAAAAAAAGAGAGAGAACTGGCAATAGTTAACAGAGGTCTTGGAATAACAGCAGAAACTGTGGATGAGTAA